The following proteins come from a genomic window of Mycolicibacterium rufum:
- a CDS encoding SDR family oxidoreductase: MTRVSVITGGAGGMGAAAAAIVGRDHTVVLFDVRKDRLAAARDALDTQGLTVTAVPGDVTDAAAVAALLRTATDLGTVASVIHTAGVSPSMGDADYILRTNAIGTLTVGEEFFRVAPEGAALVNVASMAAHMLPEAVVPTAAFPLALEEPGSFLEQMHAACELAPIDARSGLAYALSKSFVRWYSTAQAERFTGRGLRILSVSPGSTDTEMGRLEEQAGAGAMVADAAVPRWGTAEEMAELLAFCAGPRAGYLTGTDILNDGGVIASMTERARRAAAG, encoded by the coding sequence ATGACTCGGGTATCGGTGATCACCGGCGGTGCGGGCGGCATGGGCGCGGCGGCGGCCGCGATCGTCGGCCGGGACCACACGGTGGTGCTCTTCGACGTCCGAAAGGACCGGCTCGCCGCCGCGCGCGACGCGCTCGACACCCAGGGCCTCACCGTGACCGCCGTCCCCGGCGACGTCACCGACGCCGCCGCCGTCGCCGCGCTGCTGCGCACCGCTACCGACCTCGGCACGGTCGCGTCGGTGATCCACACCGCGGGCGTCAGCCCCAGCATGGGCGACGCCGACTACATCCTGCGCACGAACGCGATCGGCACCCTCACCGTCGGGGAGGAGTTCTTCCGCGTCGCGCCCGAGGGCGCCGCGCTGGTCAACGTCGCGTCGATGGCCGCGCACATGCTGCCCGAGGCGGTCGTGCCCACCGCCGCGTTCCCGCTGGCGCTGGAAGAGCCGGGCTCCTTCCTCGAGCAGATGCATGCGGCGTGCGAGCTCGCGCCCATCGACGCCCGGTCCGGTCTGGCGTACGCGCTGAGCAAGAGCTTCGTCCGGTGGTACTCCACCGCGCAGGCCGAGCGGTTCACCGGTCGCGGGCTGCGCATCCTGTCCGTCTCCCCTGGCTCGACCGACACCGAGATGGGCCGGCTCGAGGAGCAGGCCGGGGCGGGCGCGATGGTGGCCGACGCCGCGGTGCCGCGGTGGGGCACCGCCGAGGAGATGGCCGAGCTGCTCGCCTTCTGCGCCGGCCCGCGCGCCGGCTACCTGACCGGCACCGACATCCTCAACGACGGCGGTGTCATCGCGTCGATGACCGAACGTGCCCGCCGGGCCGCCGCCGGTTAG